Proteins encoded by one window of Phytohabitans houttuyneae:
- a CDS encoding NADH-quinone oxidoreductase subunit G, whose protein sequence is MTDVAKKADTVTLTIDGVEVTAPKGALLIRVAEQMGIEIPRFCDHPLLAPAGACRQCLVEVEGQRKPVASCTQTVADGMVVKTQLSSPVAKKAQAGIMELLLINHPLDCPMCDKGGECPLQNQAMSTGRAESRFHEHKREYQKPINISSQVLLDRERCVLCQRCTRFSEEIAGDKFIDLMDRSSGEQINVYRDDFFGGEGTGDGAVGDGEGDTPFNSYFSGNTVQICPVGALTGAQYRFRARPFDLVSSPSVCEHCSAGCAQRTDHRRGKVMRRLAGDDPQVNEEWNCDKGRWGFQYSTAFDRITTPMVRDAKTGELREAPWSEALAVAAEGLRKARDGAHGIGVLTGGRLTVEDAYAYAKFARVALRTNDIDFRARPLSAEEADFLASTVVGSTEVTYADVEKAPVVVIAGLEPEEECPILFLRLRKAYQKNRLRVLALAPFATRGFEKIGASVALVAPGEEAQALADDESIANALRAEGAILIVGERLATVPGGLSAAAGLADRTGAKLAWVPRRAGDRGAVDAGCLPNLLPGGRLVTDAAARAELAGAWDLEAGVIPSHVGKDTNAILAAAAGSRMGALVVAGVDPADLADPRLAEQALDTVPFLISLEVRRSAVSRRADVVFPVAPVVEKAGSFIDWEGRLRTFEAVLSTPAMNDARVLDALAVQLGVTLGTGQVNLVRRELGSLPATRADRPDAPVTAAAPQPKLGPGEAVLATWHHLLDLGSLTDGDEYLGGTARLPVVRIAKGPAEALGVADGDPVTVGTDRGAITLPAAITDMPDGVVWLPTNSPGSTVRRALGVTSGAVVRLSKGFPPVSERSARRLPATTVSERVKGRH, encoded by the coding sequence ATGACCGACGTGGCCAAGAAGGCGGACACGGTAACGCTCACCATCGACGGGGTCGAAGTGACCGCGCCGAAGGGTGCGCTGCTCATCCGGGTCGCCGAGCAGATGGGTATCGAGATCCCGCGGTTCTGCGACCACCCGCTGCTGGCGCCCGCGGGCGCCTGCCGGCAGTGCCTGGTCGAGGTCGAGGGGCAGCGCAAGCCGGTCGCCTCGTGCACGCAGACCGTCGCCGACGGCATGGTGGTCAAGACGCAGCTCAGCTCACCGGTCGCCAAGAAGGCGCAGGCCGGGATCATGGAGCTGCTCCTGATCAACCACCCGCTCGACTGCCCGATGTGCGACAAGGGCGGCGAGTGTCCACTGCAAAACCAGGCGATGTCGACCGGCCGCGCGGAGTCCCGGTTTCACGAGCACAAGCGCGAGTACCAGAAGCCGATCAACATCTCCAGCCAGGTGCTCCTGGACCGCGAGCGGTGCGTGCTGTGCCAGCGCTGCACCCGCTTCTCGGAGGAGATCGCCGGTGACAAGTTCATCGACCTGATGGACCGCTCGTCCGGCGAGCAGATCAACGTGTACCGCGACGACTTCTTCGGCGGCGAGGGCACGGGCGACGGCGCGGTCGGCGACGGCGAGGGTGACACCCCGTTCAACTCGTACTTCTCCGGCAACACCGTTCAGATCTGCCCGGTGGGCGCGCTGACCGGCGCGCAGTACCGGTTCCGCGCCCGCCCGTTCGACCTCGTCTCCTCGCCCAGCGTCTGCGAGCACTGCTCGGCCGGCTGCGCGCAGCGCACCGACCACCGGCGCGGCAAGGTCATGCGCCGGCTGGCCGGCGACGACCCGCAGGTGAACGAGGAGTGGAACTGCGACAAGGGACGCTGGGGCTTCCAGTACAGCACCGCGTTCGACCGCATCACGACCCCGATGGTCCGCGACGCCAAGACCGGCGAGCTGCGTGAGGCGCCGTGGTCCGAGGCGCTCGCGGTCGCGGCGGAAGGGCTGCGCAAGGCCCGCGACGGCGCGCACGGCATCGGGGTACTGACCGGTGGCCGGCTGACCGTCGAGGACGCGTACGCGTACGCGAAGTTCGCCCGGGTGGCCCTGCGCACCAACGACATCGACTTCCGGGCCCGCCCGCTGAGCGCCGAGGAGGCCGACTTCCTCGCGTCCACAGTGGTCGGCAGCACCGAGGTGACGTACGCGGACGTCGAAAAGGCGCCGGTCGTCGTCATCGCCGGGCTGGAGCCGGAGGAGGAGTGCCCGATCCTCTTCCTGCGGCTGCGCAAGGCGTACCAGAAGAACCGCCTCCGCGTGCTGGCGCTCGCGCCGTTCGCGACCCGCGGCTTCGAAAAGATCGGCGCCTCGGTCGCGCTCGTCGCCCCTGGTGAGGAGGCCCAGGCGCTGGCCGACGACGAGTCGATCGCCAACGCGCTGCGTGCCGAGGGCGCGATCCTGATCGTCGGCGAGCGGCTCGCGACCGTCCCTGGTGGACTGTCCGCCGCCGCCGGGCTCGCCGACCGTACCGGTGCCAAGCTGGCCTGGGTCCCGCGGCGCGCGGGCGACCGGGGTGCGGTCGACGCGGGCTGCCTGCCCAACCTGCTGCCCGGCGGTCGGCTGGTGACCGACGCGGCGGCCCGCGCGGAGCTGGCCGGCGCCTGGGACCTGGAGGCCGGGGTCATCCCCAGCCACGTCGGCAAGGACACCAACGCGATCCTGGCCGCCGCGGCCGGCAGCCGGATGGGCGCGCTTGTTGTGGCCGGCGTCGACCCGGCCGACCTGGCCGACCCGCGGCTGGCCGAGCAGGCGCTCGACACGGTGCCGTTCCTGATCAGCCTCGAGGTGCGGCGCAGCGCGGTCAGCCGCCGGGCCGACGTGGTCTTCCCGGTCGCGCCGGTGGTGGAAAAGGCCGGCAGCTTCATCGACTGGGAGGGGCGGCTGCGCACGTTCGAGGCGGTGCTCTCCACCCCGGCGATGAACGACGCGCGCGTGCTCGACGCGCTCGCCGTCCAGCTCGGCGTGACGCTCGGCACCGGCCAGGTCAACCTGGTCCGCCGCGAGCTCGGCTCGCTGCCGGCGACCCGCGCGGACCGGCCCGACGCCCCGGTGACGGCGGCGGCGCCGCAGCCGAAGCTCGGCCCGGGCGAGGCGGTGCTGGCGACCTGGCACCACCTTCTCGACCTGGGCAGCCTGACCGACGGCGACGAGTACCTGGGCGGCACGGCCCGCCTGCCGGTGGTGCGGATCGCCAAGGGCCCCGCGGAGGCGCTCGGCGTCGCCGACGGTGACCCGGTCACGGTGGGCACCGACCGCGGCGCGATCACGCTGCCGGCGGCGATCACCGACATGCCGGACGGCGTCGTCTGGCTCCCGACGAACTCACCCGGTTCGACCGTCCGGCGGGCGCTCGGCGTCACGTCCGGCGCGGTGGTACGGCTTTCGAAGGGGTTTCCCCCGGTGAGTGAGCGTAGCGCGCGGCGCTTGCCCGCGACGACGGTGAGCGAGCGAGTGAAAGGTAGGCACTGA
- the nuoF gene encoding NADH-quinone oxidoreductase subunit NuoF → MTSPRRETLEKLTPVLTKRWLSPEAWRIDVYEQLDGYAALRKALAAHPDDLIQLIKDSGLRGRGGAGFPTGLKWGFIPQNDGKPHYLVVNADEGEPGTCKDLPLMTHDPHSLLEGVIIASYAIRANRAFIYIRGEAVHAARRLRNAVQEAYAKGYLGTNILGSGLDLDVVVHSGAGAYICGEETALLDSLEGFRGQPRLRPPFPATHGLYASPTVVNNVGTIASVPYIVLGGSDWWKTMGTEKSSGPMIYSLSGRIANPGQYECSLGITLRELIELAGGMLPGHNLRFWTPGGSSTPLLTAEHLDVPLDFEGVAAAGSILGTTATQIFSDQDCPVYATYKWLEFYHHESCGKCTPCREGNYWMVGIYRRILSGGGTHQDLDTLLDTCDNILGRSFCGLGDGATSPVTSSVKYFKQDYLDYIEGRKAPRLSGKQLVGAH, encoded by the coding sequence ATGACCAGCCCCCGGCGGGAGACGCTGGAGAAGCTGACTCCGGTCCTGACCAAGCGCTGGCTGTCGCCGGAGGCGTGGCGGATCGACGTGTACGAGCAGCTCGACGGGTACGCCGCGCTGCGCAAGGCGCTCGCCGCCCACCCCGACGACCTGATCCAGCTCATCAAGGACTCCGGCCTGCGCGGTCGGGGCGGCGCAGGCTTCCCGACGGGGCTGAAGTGGGGCTTCATCCCGCAGAACGACGGCAAGCCGCACTACCTCGTGGTCAACGCCGACGAGGGCGAGCCGGGCACCTGCAAGGACCTGCCGCTGATGACGCACGACCCGCACTCGCTGCTCGAGGGCGTGATCATCGCGTCGTACGCGATCCGGGCCAACCGCGCGTTCATCTACATCCGCGGTGAGGCGGTGCACGCGGCCCGCCGGCTGCGCAACGCGGTGCAGGAGGCGTACGCCAAGGGCTACCTCGGCACCAACATCCTCGGCTCCGGCCTCGACCTCGACGTGGTCGTCCACAGTGGAGCGGGCGCGTACATCTGCGGCGAGGAGACGGCGCTGCTGGACTCGCTGGAGGGCTTCCGCGGCCAGCCGCGGCTGCGCCCGCCGTTTCCGGCGACGCACGGCCTCTACGCCAGCCCCACGGTCGTCAACAACGTGGGCACCATCGCGAGCGTGCCGTACATCGTGCTCGGCGGCTCCGACTGGTGGAAGACGATGGGCACGGAAAAGTCGTCCGGCCCGATGATCTACTCGCTGTCCGGCCGGATCGCCAACCCGGGCCAGTACGAGTGCTCGCTCGGCATCACGCTGCGCGAGCTGATCGAGCTGGCCGGCGGCATGCTGCCCGGGCACAACCTGCGGTTCTGGACGCCGGGCGGCTCGTCGACCCCGCTGCTGACCGCCGAGCACCTCGACGTGCCGCTCGACTTCGAAGGCGTGGCGGCGGCCGGCTCGATCCTCGGCACCACCGCGACGCAGATCTTCTCCGACCAGGACTGCCCGGTGTACGCGACGTACAAGTGGCTGGAGTTCTACCACCACGAGTCGTGCGGCAAGTGCACCCCGTGCCGCGAGGGCAACTACTGGATGGTGGGCATCTACCGGCGGATCCTCTCCGGCGGCGGCACCCACCAGGACCTGGACACCCTGCTGGACACCTGCGACAACATCCTCGGCCGGTCGTTCTGCGGCCTCGGTGACGGCGCGACCAGCCCGGTGACCTCCTCGGTGAAGTACTTCAAGCAGGACTACCTGGACTACATCGAGGGCCGGAAGGCACCGCGCCTCTCGGGCAAGCAGTTGGTAGGGGCGCACTGA
- the nuoE gene encoding NADH-quinone oxidoreductase subunit NuoE codes for MGFSDATRDKALEIIARYPADRSRSALLPLLHLVQSEEGNVSPAGVEFCAELLGITKAQVGAVATFYTMYKRRPSGDWLVSVCTNTMCNVLGGQEVYDRLSEYLGVGHDETTADGKITFEHAECLAACDYGPVMTVNYEFFDQVDPETAVHVVDQLRAGERPLPTRGARLCTLKEMALQLAGFAEPREEAMADGPAGAPTLRGVRLAQDHGISVSGFDPDTPIKSSRGDAAPAQAAGVAANQPARDRSPAGQPSKAQEQSLKEAK; via the coding sequence GTGGGATTCAGTGACGCCACGCGCGACAAGGCGCTGGAGATCATCGCGCGCTACCCGGCCGACCGGTCCCGGTCCGCGCTGCTGCCGCTGCTGCACCTCGTGCAGTCCGAGGAGGGCAACGTGTCCCCGGCCGGCGTGGAGTTCTGCGCCGAGCTGCTGGGCATCACCAAGGCCCAGGTCGGCGCGGTGGCCACGTTCTACACGATGTACAAGCGCCGGCCCTCCGGCGACTGGCTGGTCAGCGTCTGCACGAACACGATGTGCAACGTGCTCGGCGGCCAGGAGGTCTACGACCGGCTGAGCGAGTACCTCGGCGTCGGGCACGACGAGACCACCGCCGACGGCAAGATCACCTTCGAGCACGCCGAGTGCCTGGCCGCGTGTGACTACGGCCCGGTGATGACGGTCAACTACGAGTTCTTCGACCAGGTCGACCCGGAAACGGCTGTGCACGTGGTCGACCAGCTCCGCGCCGGCGAGCGGCCGCTGCCGACGCGGGGCGCCCGCCTCTGCACGCTCAAGGAGATGGCGCTCCAGCTCGCCGGCTTCGCCGAGCCGCGCGAGGAGGCGATGGCCGACGGGCCCGCCGGCGCGCCCACGCTGCGCGGGGTGCGGCTCGCGCAGGACCACGGGATCAGCGTCTCCGGCTTCGACCCGGACACGCCGATCAAGTCTTCGCGCGGTGACGCGGCGCCTGCCCAGGCGGCCGGCGTGGCGGCCAACCAGCCGGCCCGCGACCGCTCGCCCGCCGGGCAGCCGTCGAAGGCGCAGGAGCAGTCGCTCAAGGAGGCGAAATGA
- a CDS encoding NADH-quinone oxidoreductase subunit D: MTTTPGYATERETTEGKVFNVTGGDWDTVVGGTDPIQDERIVVNMGPQHPSTHGVLRLILELEGETVREARVVVGYLHTGIEKNLEFRNWVQGSTFVTRMDYLAPLFNETAYALAVEKLLGIEDQITERANTIRVLMMELNRISSHLVWLATTGMELGAISMMLYGFREREYILEIFEMITGLRMNMAYIRPGGVAQDVPDEAIVKIREFLTMMPKKLKEYEALLSGQPIWHQRTKDVAVLDVTGCLALGITGPVLRSAGLAWDLRKTMPYCGYETYEFDVPTTPTGDVWGRYLVRMAEMRESLKIVEQALDRLKPGPIMVADKKIAWPAQLAIGVDGMGNSLEHVAKIMGQSMESLIHHFKLVTEGFRVPPGQVYVGIESPRGELGVHAVSDGGTRPYRVHYREPSFINLQSIPAMAEGGMIADVIAGGASLDPVMGGCDR, from the coding sequence ATGACCACCACTCCCGGATACGCGACTGAGCGCGAGACCACCGAGGGCAAGGTCTTCAACGTCACCGGCGGCGACTGGGACACCGTCGTCGGCGGTACCGACCCGATCCAGGACGAGCGGATCGTGGTCAACATGGGTCCGCAGCACCCCTCCACCCACGGCGTGCTCCGGCTCATCCTCGAGCTCGAGGGTGAGACCGTCCGGGAGGCCCGGGTGGTCGTCGGCTACCTGCACACCGGCATAGAGAAGAACCTCGAGTTCCGCAACTGGGTACAGGGCTCGACGTTCGTGACCCGCATGGACTACCTGGCGCCGCTGTTCAACGAGACGGCGTACGCGCTGGCGGTCGAGAAGCTCCTCGGCATCGAGGACCAGATCACCGAGCGGGCCAACACGATCCGGGTGCTCATGATGGAGCTCAACCGGATCTCCTCGCACCTGGTCTGGCTCGCCACCACGGGCATGGAGCTCGGCGCGATATCGATGATGCTCTACGGCTTCCGCGAGCGGGAGTACATCCTGGAGATCTTCGAGATGATCACCGGGCTGCGCATGAACATGGCGTACATCCGGCCGGGCGGCGTCGCGCAGGACGTACCGGACGAGGCGATCGTCAAGATCCGCGAGTTCCTGACGATGATGCCCAAGAAGCTCAAGGAGTACGAGGCGCTCCTGTCCGGCCAGCCGATCTGGCACCAGCGCACCAAGGACGTCGCGGTGCTCGACGTCACCGGCTGCCTGGCGCTCGGCATCACCGGCCCGGTGCTGCGCTCCGCGGGCCTTGCCTGGGACCTGCGCAAGACGATGCCGTACTGCGGCTACGAGACGTACGAGTTCGACGTGCCGACCACGCCGACCGGTGACGTGTGGGGCCGCTACCTGGTCCGCATGGCCGAGATGCGCGAGTCGCTGAAGATCGTCGAGCAGGCGCTCGACCGGCTCAAGCCGGGCCCGATCATGGTGGCCGATAAGAAGATCGCCTGGCCGGCGCAGCTCGCCATCGGCGTCGACGGCATGGGCAACTCGCTGGAGCACGTCGCCAAGATCATGGGTCAGTCGATGGAGTCGCTGATCCACCACTTCAAGCTGGTGACCGAGGGCTTCCGGGTGCCACCCGGCCAGGTGTACGTGGGCATCGAGTCGCCGCGCGGCGAGCTCGGCGTGCACGCGGTCTCCGACGGGGGCACCCGCCCGTACCGGGTGCACTACCGCGAGCCCAGCTTCATCAACCTCCAGTCGATCCCGGCCATGGCCGAGGGCGGCATGATCGCCGACGTGATCGCTGGAGGCGCTTCTCTCGACCCCGTGATGGGTGGGTGTGACCGCTAG
- a CDS encoding NADH-quinone oxidoreductase subunit C, which yields MTEPSKNGVEPNKPSEDPGGGVPAQAPPVGATAGAPAEYPPASLAGRGMFGIHGSGDTSGFGGLVRRHVDPAGTPRPYGGYFDEVYDALDHAFPGLSDAIEKVIVDRGELTLHIKTERIAEVCRVMRDSEGLRFELCSSVSGVDYLGSDDRRLHVVYQLTSMTYRRRVRLEVAVSAENPRVPSVTQVYPTADWQERETYDFFGVIFEGHPNLTRILMPDDWEGFPQRKDYPLGGVPVEYKGAEIPPPDKRRSYQ from the coding sequence ATGACCGAGCCGAGCAAAAACGGCGTCGAGCCGAACAAGCCGAGCGAGGACCCGGGCGGCGGCGTGCCCGCGCAGGCACCGCCGGTCGGTGCCACCGCCGGCGCCCCCGCCGAGTACCCGCCGGCCAGCCTCGCCGGTCGCGGCATGTTCGGCATCCACGGCTCCGGTGACACGTCCGGGTTCGGTGGCCTCGTGCGGCGGCACGTCGACCCGGCCGGCACCCCCCGGCCGTACGGCGGCTACTTCGACGAGGTGTACGACGCGCTCGACCACGCGTTCCCGGGCCTTTCCGACGCGATCGAAAAGGTGATCGTCGACCGGGGCGAGCTGACCCTCCACATCAAGACGGAGCGGATCGCCGAGGTCTGCCGGGTGATGCGTGACAGCGAGGGGCTCCGCTTCGAGCTCTGCTCCTCGGTGTCCGGTGTGGACTACCTGGGCTCCGACGACCGCCGCCTGCACGTGGTCTACCAGCTCACCTCGATGACGTACCGGCGCCGGGTGCGCCTGGAGGTGGCGGTCTCCGCGGAAAACCCGCGGGTGCCGTCCGTCACCCAGGTCTACCCGACGGCCGACTGGCAGGAGCGGGAGACGTACGACTTCTTCGGCGTCATCTTCGAGGGCCACCCCAACCTCACCCGGATCCTCATGCCGGATGACTGGGAGGGCTTTCCACAGCGCAAGGACTACCCGCTCGGCGGGGTGCCCGTGGAGTACAAGGGCGCCGAGATACCGCCGCCGGACAAGCGGAGGAGCTACCAATGA
- a CDS encoding NuoB/complex I 20 kDa subunit family protein yields the protein MGIEEKLPSGILLTSVEKLVNWTRKTSTWGATFGLACCAIEMMAAGAPHYDLGRWGMEVFRASPRQADLMIVAGRVSQKMAPVLRQIYDQMAEPRWVLSMGVCASSGGMFNNYAIVQGVDHVVPVDMYLPGCPPRPEMLIDAILKLREKIMHEPLGANGRKMLEARIARGDVPAVAPGSMPSSYRSDKVKRAEWTQAVREGREEQLRIEKWMQEERHLQGGGRW from the coding sequence ATGGGAATCGAAGAGAAGCTGCCGAGCGGCATCCTGCTGACCAGCGTCGAAAAGCTGGTCAACTGGACCCGCAAGACCTCGACGTGGGGCGCCACCTTCGGGCTGGCCTGCTGCGCGATCGAGATGATGGCCGCAGGTGCCCCCCACTACGACCTGGGCCGCTGGGGCATGGAGGTCTTCCGCGCCTCGCCCCGCCAGGCCGACCTGATGATCGTCGCGGGCCGGGTGAGCCAGAAGATGGCCCCGGTGCTGCGCCAGATCTACGACCAGATGGCGGAGCCCCGGTGGGTGCTGTCGATGGGCGTCTGCGCCAGCAGCGGCGGCATGTTCAACAACTACGCGATCGTGCAGGGCGTCGACCACGTCGTGCCGGTCGACATGTACCTGCCGGGCTGCCCGCCGCGGCCGGAGATGCTGATCGACGCGATCCTCAAGCTGCGCGAGAAGATCATGCACGAGCCGCTCGGCGCCAACGGCCGCAAGATGCTGGAGGCCCGGATCGCCCGCGGTGACGTGCCGGCTGTCGCGCCCGGCTCGATGCCCTCGTCGTACCGCTCCGACAAGGTCAAGCGCGCCGAGTGGACGCAGGCCGTGCGCGAGGGTCGCGAGGAGCAGCTCCGCATCGAAAAGTGGATGCAAGAGGAGAGGCACCTTCAGGGCGGAGGCCGCTGGTAA
- a CDS encoding NADH-quinone oxidoreductase subunit A, producing MSLSSYVPIIGVFALAAAFAIFSVAIAPLLGPRRFNKAKLAAYECGIEPSPEPVGGGRIPIKFYLTAMLFIVFDIEIIFLYPWAVSFDALGIFGFVEMLLFIGTVFIAYAYVWRRGGLDWD from the coding sequence ATGTCGCTCTCGTCGTACGTACCCATCATCGGAGTCTTCGCCCTCGCCGCGGCGTTCGCGATCTTCTCCGTCGCGATCGCGCCGCTCCTCGGCCCCCGTCGCTTCAACAAGGCCAAGCTCGCCGCCTACGAGTGCGGCATCGAGCCCTCGCCGGAGCCGGTCGGCGGCGGGCGGATTCCGATCAAGTTCTACCTGACCGCGATGCTCTTCATCGTGTTCGATATCGAGATCATCTTCCTGTACCCGTGGGCCGTGTCCTTCGACGCGCTCGGGATCTTCGGGTTCGTGGAGATGCTGCTCTTCATTGGGACGGTCTTCATCGCGTACGCCTACGTCTGGCGGCGCGGAGGGCTGGACTGGGACTGA
- a CDS encoding geranylgeranyl reductase family protein: MTDEADVIVVGAGPGGSTTAYHLAQHGLRVLLLEKTEFPREKVCGDGLTPRAVKQIVKLGIDTSPEAGWLRNKGLRVIGGGVRLELDWPELASFPDYGLVRTRLDFDDMLAKQAVKAGAVLHTKANVTGPVLDGAGRAVGVVAEVDGEEKTFHAPLTIAADGVSGRFPLAMGLAKREDRPIGVAVRRYYRSPVRHQDDYLESWLELRSREAGDKLLPGYGWIFGMGDGRVNVGLGVLNSSAAFGKTNYRRLLVDWLGSTPPDWGMADEANADGPILGAALPMGFNRVPHYTRGVLLVGDSGGMVNPFNGEGIAYAMESGELAAEVAVQALSRPAGPARERALAAYPAELKARYGGYYRLGNIFVKLIGNPQIMRIATRHGMPHPTLMRFVLKLLANLTDPRGGDAMDRVINAMTRVAPAV; the protein is encoded by the coding sequence GTGACCGACGAAGCCGACGTCATTGTCGTGGGCGCCGGTCCGGGTGGTTCCACAACGGCTTACCACCTGGCCCAACACGGCTTGCGCGTGCTGCTGCTGGAAAAGACCGAGTTCCCCCGGGAGAAGGTCTGCGGCGACGGGCTGACCCCCCGCGCCGTCAAGCAGATCGTCAAGCTCGGCATCGACACCAGCCCCGAAGCGGGCTGGCTGCGTAACAAGGGCCTGCGGGTCATCGGCGGGGGCGTGCGCCTGGAGCTCGACTGGCCGGAGCTGGCCAGCTTCCCCGACTACGGGCTCGTCCGCACCCGGCTCGACTTCGACGACATGCTCGCCAAGCAGGCGGTCAAGGCCGGCGCGGTGCTGCACACCAAGGCCAACGTGACCGGCCCGGTGCTCGACGGCGCCGGCCGTGCGGTGGGCGTGGTGGCCGAGGTCGACGGCGAGGAAAAGACGTTCCACGCGCCGCTGACGATCGCCGCCGACGGCGTCTCCGGCCGCTTCCCGCTCGCGATGGGCCTCGCCAAGCGCGAGGACCGGCCGATCGGTGTCGCGGTGCGGCGCTACTACCGCTCGCCGGTGCGGCACCAGGACGACTACCTCGAGTCGTGGCTGGAGCTGCGCAGCCGGGAGGCGGGCGACAAGCTGCTGCCCGGCTACGGCTGGATCTTCGGGATGGGCGACGGCCGGGTCAACGTGGGCCTGGGCGTGCTCAACTCGTCGGCCGCGTTCGGCAAGACCAACTACCGCCGGCTGCTTGTCGACTGGCTCGGCAGCACGCCGCCGGACTGGGGCATGGCCGACGAGGCCAACGCCGACGGCCCGATTCTTGGCGCCGCGCTGCCGATGGGCTTCAACCGGGTGCCGCACTACACCCGGGGCGTGCTGCTCGTCGGCGACTCCGGCGGCATGGTCAACCCCTTCAACGGCGAAGGCATCGCGTACGCGATGGAGTCCGGCGAGCTGGCCGCGGAGGTCGCGGTGCAGGCGCTGTCCCGGCCGGCCGGACCGGCCCGGGAGCGGGCGCTCGCGGCGTACCCGGCCGAGCTCAAGGCGCGGTACGGCGGCTACTACCGGCTCGGCAACATCTTCGTGAAGCTGATCGGCAACCCGCAGATCATGCGGATCGCCACCCGGCACGGCATGCCGCACCCGACGCTGATGCGGTTCGTGCTCAAACTCCTGGCAAACCTGACCGATCCGCGTGGTGGCGACGCTATGGACCGGGTCATCAACGCCATGACCAGGGTGGCCCCCGCCGTGTGA